The Pseudomonadales bacterium genome contains a region encoding:
- the ltrA gene encoding group II intron reverse transcriptase/maturase: protein MQTSLRGINNKAKNDSRHRFGGIYRLLNEANLRWSFYQLNKRASVGVDNCDWDSYETDLDENLQNLVLRLKRKSYKTKLIRRHYIPKANGKQRPLGIPSLEDKIVQYAASKILESIYEADFKGFSYGYRPVLGCHDAVRQVCTEARDKPHNWVVEADIKGFFDNLDHGWLLKMLEHRIDDRAFIKLIGKWLKAGILDDGEVIRPESGTPQGGIISPVLANIYLHYVLDLWFDHRVRKQSVGNIGIVRYADDFVCFFQKKADAELFYEMLPDRLAKFNLSVASEKTNLLRFTKLNPEQSESFEFLGFEFRWQSGCNSKSYLQKKTSAKKQRKSIADFKLWIKNMRNLKKVSELMRIAASKMRGHYNYFGIKGNYERLGQYYYYCIHALYKWLNRRSQKRSYNWTDFKVVLQNSRIPKPRVKHFV, encoded by the coding sequence ATGCAAACCTCACTGAGAGGAATAAACAACAAGGCAAAGAATGATTCCCGTCACAGATTCGGAGGTATTTATCGACTTCTGAATGAAGCTAATCTTCGTTGGTCTTTTTATCAATTGAATAAAAGAGCTAGCGTTGGAGTGGATAATTGTGACTGGGATAGCTATGAGACAGATTTGGATGAGAATCTTCAAAATCTGGTCTTACGGCTTAAACGGAAGAGCTACAAAACAAAGCTTATCCGTCGTCATTATATTCCTAAAGCTAATGGCAAACAGAGGCCTCTTGGAATTCCTTCGCTTGAAGATAAAATCGTCCAGTATGCAGCCAGTAAAATTCTGGAAAGTATCTATGAAGCTGACTTTAAAGGCTTCAGCTACGGTTATCGTCCAGTGTTGGGATGTCATGATGCGGTTCGACAAGTCTGCACAGAAGCTAGGGATAAACCTCATAATTGGGTAGTTGAGGCAGATATAAAAGGTTTCTTTGACAATCTTGATCACGGTTGGCTTCTTAAAATGCTTGAGCATCGTATAGATGACAGAGCTTTTATTAAGCTGATAGGAAAATGGTTGAAGGCAGGAATTCTTGATGATGGTGAAGTGATTCGGCCTGAATCTGGAACACCGCAGGGAGGGATTATTTCTCCTGTGCTTGCCAATATCTATCTGCACTATGTACTTGATCTGTGGTTTGATCACAGAGTTAGAAAGCAAAGTGTGGGTAATATTGGAATAGTCCGTTATGCCGATGACTTCGTCTGTTTCTTTCAGAAGAAAGCCGATGCAGAACTCTTCTATGAAATGCTACCAGATAGATTGGCGAAATTCAATTTATCCGTAGCTTCAGAGAAAACAAATTTGCTTCGTTTTACCAAGTTAAATCCAGAACAAAGTGAAAGCTTTGAATTTCTGGGTTTTGAATTTCGATGGCAATCAGGATGTAATAGTAAGTCCTATTTGCAAAAGAAGACATCTGCCAAGAAACAGAGAAAAAGCATAGCTGATTTTAAGCTATGGATCAAGAATATGAGAAACCTCAAGAAAGTATCAGAGCTCATGAGAATAGCTGCCAGTAAGATGAGAGGTCATTATAACTACTTTGGAATAAAAGGAAACTACGAAAGACTGGGTCAATATTATTACTATTGTATTCATGCTCTTTACAAGTGGCTGAATCGTAGAAGTCAGAAAAGAAGTTATAACTGGACTGACTTCAAGGTTGTGCTACAAAACAGTAGGATTCCTAAGCCAAGAGTTAAACACTTTGTCTGA